In the genome of Dyadobacter fermentans DSM 18053, the window TCGTAGGATAGGATTACCGCGTGGCCGCCGTCCAGCGCAGGGATCGGCAGGGCGTTCATGAATGCGAGTACCATTGAGAGAAGGCCGGTGAGTGACCAGAAACGGCCCCAATCCCACACGCCGCCGAACATCCGGGCAATGCCGATCGGCCCGCTCAGCGCTTTGGAAGCGGAAACTTCACCGCGGAAAATTTTACCGAAACCTTTGATATTATTATACACCACGCCAAAGGCATTCTCCGTGCCAATAGCCACGGCCTCGCCAAACGAATAATTCACGGTGGTGAAGTTCAGCAGCGTTTCGGGATAGAACCCTAGCGTGCCCTCTTCGCTTACAGTCGCATTCAATGTTTTCTGTCCTTCGCCGCGTTGTACGACCAGCGTGGTTGCCTTGCCTGCCAGCGTTTCTAGCTGCGCCTGCAATTCGTGGAAGAACCGGATAGGCGCTCCGTTGATGGACACTACTTTGTCGCCAGGTTCCAGGCCTGCTTTTTCTGCCGGCATTCCGGGAATCAGCTCGCCGATCTTGAATGGTTCGAGCGGGAGGATAAAGTTGCGTTTCTCGTCGGGGTCCGAAAGTTTTTCGATGAAATTATTCGGAATGTCGATCTGGATCTCCTGGCCGTTGCGAAGCACGGTGTAGGAGCTGTTGCTGCCCAGGAACACCT includes:
- the rseP gene encoding RIP metalloprotease RseP, with the translated sequence MEILIMAGQLILGLSILVGLHEWGHMAAAKMFGMRVEKYFIGFPPKIFSFQKGETEYGIGAIPLGGFVKISGMIDESMDTESMSQEPQPWEFRSKPAWQRLIVMLGGIIVNVIVGIIIFIAIAYHDGRKFLSINEVNKYGIVAGELAQEIGLKTGDKVIRVNGKPFSDYSDLVSSEVFLGSNSSYTVLRNGQEIQIDIPNNFIEKLSDPDEKRNFILPLEPFKIGELIPGMPAEKAGLEPGDKVVSINGAPIRFFHELQAQLETLAGKATTLVVQRGEGQKTLNATVSEEGTLGFYPETLLNFTTVNYSFGEAVAIGTENAFGVVYNNIKGFGKIFRGEVSASKALSGPIGIARMFGGVWDWGRFWSLTGLLSMVLAFMNALPIPALDGGHAVILSYEIISGRKPSDRFLENAQKVGMVLLLGLMAFAIFNDVWKAVF